In the genome of Phycisphaerales bacterium, one region contains:
- the fliG gene encoding flagellar motor switch protein FliG, translated as MPRSTYRSEIRSIEDVTGVRKAAVLMVALRHDTAARIMRALDRERVEEVSREIAAIDAIAPEVREQVIREFYNLLMARQYMDAGGMSWARTLLMKTLPPEEARRIMSVIEHQVHEQPFSFLQKTEKENLVTFLQEEHPQTIALVLSHVPAGMAVDILSALPTERQIEVVARIANMDQTSPDVIKEVERGLEKRLAGLVSERFERVGGVEAVAEILNMSGRAVEKAILEGLEDDHPQLVEEIRRLMFVFEDIIRVNDKGIQSVLKEVENEELAMAMRTASDELKDKIFNNMSERAAQLIREEMEFMGPVRVSDVEAAQQKIVDIVRRLEDAGEVIIAGRGGEGELVV; from the coding sequence ATGCCGCGCAGCACCTACCGCTCCGAAATCCGCAGTATCGAGGACGTCACCGGTGTGCGCAAGGCGGCCGTGCTGATGGTGGCGCTGCGGCACGACACCGCAGCCCGCATCATGCGGGCGCTCGACCGCGAGCGGGTCGAAGAGGTCTCGCGCGAGATTGCCGCGATTGACGCGATTGCACCGGAAGTGCGTGAGCAGGTCATCCGCGAGTTCTATAACCTGCTGATGGCGCGACAATACATGGACGCAGGCGGTATGTCGTGGGCGCGCACCCTGCTGATGAAGACGCTGCCACCCGAAGAAGCGCGGCGGATCATGTCGGTCATCGAGCACCAGGTCCACGAACAACCCTTCAGCTTCCTCCAGAAAACCGAGAAGGAGAACCTCGTCACGTTCCTCCAGGAGGAGCACCCGCAGACCATCGCGTTGGTGCTCTCGCACGTGCCGGCCGGCATGGCCGTGGACATTCTTTCCGCCCTGCCCACCGAGCGCCAGATCGAGGTCGTTGCTCGCATCGCCAACATGGACCAAACCAGCCCCGACGTGATCAAGGAAGTGGAGCGTGGACTAGAGAAGCGACTGGCCGGATTGGTGTCGGAGCGCTTCGAGCGTGTTGGTGGCGTCGAAGCGGTAGCCGAGATTCTCAACATGTCGGGGCGTGCAGTCGAGAAGGCGATTCTCGAAGGCCTGGAGGACGATCACCCGCAACTGGTCGAAGAGATCCGGCGGCTCATGTTTGTCTTCGAGGACATCATTCGGGTCAACGACAAGGGCATTCAGTCGGTTCTCAAGGAGGTCGAGAACGAGGAACTCGCGATGGCCATGCGGACGGCCAGCGACGAGCTCAAGGACAAGATCTTCAACAATATGTCGGAGCGTGCGGCGCAGCTCATCCGCGAGGAGATGGAGTTCATGGGCCCGGTGCGCGTATCGGACGTCGAAGCGGCGCAGCAGAAGATCGTCGACATTGTGCGCCGGCTCGAAGATGCCGGCGAGGTCATCATTGCCGGTCGCGGCGGTGAGGGCGAGCTGGTCGTCTGA